CCGCCGCAGGCCGCCGTCGCCGCGAAGCTGCTGAAGGTGAAGACCGTGGTGCCCATGCACTACGGCACCTTCCCCGCCCTGGCCGGCACCCCGGACGCGCTCACCACCGAGCTGAAGAAGACCCGGGCCACCACCAAGGTGCTCGCCCTGGAGCCGGGCAAGGCCACCGCGCTGTAGGCCTTCCGGGTTCTCTTCGCGCGCCCGTCCGCCCTGGGTGGACGGGCGCGCTGTTTTTTCCACCAGGCATCAGCATCCGTTGCCGGACGACGCCGTGGGCCTGGGGTCGAGTGGCATCCCGGATGCGGCTGGGTTATTCCCCGCCTCAGCGCGCCCGAGGGGGAAGCTCCGGCCGCGCGCTTTCGAGGGGTGTACCGGTGTCGGTGCTGGTTTTTGGAAGGGGGACCTGGCTGGCCACGCTCCTGACGGACGTGGTCGCCGCGCATGCGCGCTCCCCCGCGCCCGTCCCGACCCCTCCGCTTCCGGACGGCGCCTCTGGCCGGGCCCGGGGCCGCGCCTTCCTGCGCCGCACGCTGCGGGCCTCGGGGCTCGTCTACGGCACGCCCGTGCCGCTGCCCTCGCCGGTGGATGGCGGTGAGCCCTTCGACGTCCCGGCGCGCGCCGTGGAGGACGAGCTGTTCCACGCCGTGGTGCGCACGCTGGCGCGCATGGCGCTGGACCTGGCGCGGGTGATGGACGCGCCGGAGGGCCCCCGGGTGGAGCAGCTGCTGGTGCTCTTCGCGGTGCTGGCGGGCGAGCTGGACCTGGCCATGGCGCTGGACGCACGGCTCGCGGCGGGGCTGCCGGTGCCCCGGCGGATGGTGGGCCGGGTGGAGGACGCGCTCGACAAGCGGGCGCCGTCGCTGGCCGGGGACCCGGTGTACGGGCTGGTGCTGCACAACGGCGCGCAGTACGCGGACGCGCAGCTGTTCTGCCGGCAGGCCATTGATTTGTTCTCGAGCGGGCGGCTGTCTCGCGCGACGGCGGAGCGGCGGCGGGACTTCGCGGCGCGGCAGAAGGCGCTGCTCGTGGACGTGCTCACGGCGCTCGCGTGCGTGGACCGCGAACCCAGCGCGCCCGCGCGTCGCGCCATCCTCCGGCAGGTGGAGGGGCTGAAGCTTCCGCACGCGCTGGAGGGCGAGGTGAAGGCCGCGGTGCGCCAGTCCTTCGAGCGCAAGCGCGACGTGCGGGAGGTGGTTCGCCGCGTGCGCAGCGTGGACATGCGGCACCTGCTGTTGGAGCAGGCGCTGCTGGCGGCGCTGGTGGACGGCCGGCGGACGCGGCGGGAGCGGGCCTTCATCGACACACTGGCGGGCGCGCTGCACGTGCCCCACGCGGAGCTGCGCCGTCTGGAATTGGAGATGGCGGAGTTCTACGCGCGGCATCGCTCGCTGGTGGATGTCTTCACCGTGTCGGACGCGGCCGGCGCCATGGGCGAGGAGCTCATGGGCGGCATGCAGGAGACGCTGGAGAAGAACTACCACCGGCTCATGCAGGAGGCGCGCGAGACGGGCGACCTGGCGGTGCTGCTCACCAAGGCGGCGAGGCGCCAGACGCTCACCGCCGACGAGCGTCAGCGCATGCGCGCGCAGCTCATCGACGTGGCGAAGGCCATCCCCGCGCTGGCCATCTTCGCCGCGCCGGGCGGCATCCTGCTGTTGGCGGCGCTGGCGAAGGTGCTGCCCTTCAGCCTGTTGCCCAGCGCCTTCCAGGACGGGCCCGCGGTGGACTCCGACGACGAGGACACCCTGGAGCGCGAAGCCGTCTGAAGTCCCGCGTGAAGCGCAGCGCGAACCACTCGTGGGCCTCGCCAGGATGCGAAGCCCCGCGAGGTTGCTCCCGCTACGCGGTGACCTCCAGAGCGCTCTCCGCATTCGCGGGCAGGAGCGGGGTGAGGAACGCAGTCAACGCCGCGAGGTCGCCAGGCCGGGCCGCGTGTCCCACGTAGCCATCCGGGCGGACCAGGATGAGTGCATCCCTTCCCGGGACCACGTCGTAGGCACGGTGGGCGTGGCCGTCCACGTCGAGCAGGGCCTCGGGGATGGGGGCCGCGCTCTTCCCGAGGATGCGGACGACGCGCACGGAATCACCGGCCCACGCGACGGCATCCGCGTGCGTGGCCCCAAAGACGAGCAGCGTCCAGTGGGGGCCGCGAAACCTGTCCGACAGTCGGACAGGTTTTCCGTGGGCATCCAGGCAGGGTGCATCCGGAGCGCGGTCTCCGGCCTGCACCCGCGCCGTGTCGCCTGAGACCTCCGGTGCCAGCGGACCGCCGCGATAGCTCAAGCCCAGCTGCAGCAGCTCTTCGCCGCGGTTCAGGGCCTTCATGCGTCCCTGCCGCATGCCGTCGAACAGCTTCGAGGACAGCCCGAGCACCCGCGCCGCGACGGGCAACCGCTCCGACTCGTAGGTGTCGAGCAGGGCCGGGTCCGCGCCCTGGAGCACGTGGCCCAGCTTCCAGCCCAGGTTGTAGGCGTCCTGAACGCCGGTGTTGAGCCCCTGGCCTCCGGTGGGCGGGTGCACGTGCGCGGCATCGCCCGCGATGAACACGCGGCCCACGCGGTAGCGGTCCGCCATGCGCACGTTGGGGCGGTACACGGACAGCCAGCTCGCGTCATGCAGGCGCACGGCCTGGCCCGGGCGAGCGGCCTCCTGGATGCGCTGGTTGAGCGCGGCCTCGGTGAGCTCCGGCATGGGGCTCCCGGGCTTCACCTGGAGGGCGAGCTGGAAGCGGTCCACGCCGGGCAGCGGGCACAGCGCCACCATGCAGCCCTTCGCGAAGGGCCATACGTGCCAGTGCGCGTGCTCCAGTCCGTCCACGCGCACGTCGCCCACGACCATGCGCTCCTCCTCATGGGTGACGCCGAGGAAGGTCAGGCCCAGCTCCTTGCGCACGCGGCTGTGTCCGCCGTCCGCGCCCACCAGGTACTCCGCGCGGACGGTCTCCTCCTCGCCGTTGCGTGTGAGCGTGGCGGTGACGCCGGTGTCGTCCTGGGTGAAGCCGGTGAGCGCGGTGCCGAACTCCACCGAGACACCCAGCGACGCCAGCCGGTCGCGCAGGATGCCCTCGGTGCGGGCCTGGGGCACGAGCCAGGGATTGGAGTGGGGCACGTCCGGGGTGGCGGCGCGGCGGGGCATCATGGTCCAGCGCCCCACGACGAAGCGCCGCCAATGGAGGCGGAGCTGGGGATAGGCATTGCCCGCGGCGAGCACGGCATCGAGCACGCCCAGGTCGTCCAGCACCTCCAGCGTGCGAGGCGAAAGCCCCTTGCCGCGAGATCCGACGAAGGGGCGCGGCGCCGCGTCCACGATGCGCACGCGAATGCCCCGGCGAGCGAGGTCACACGCGAGCGTCAGGCCCGTGGGCCCTGCGCCGATGACGAGCACCGGCAGGATGTCATGGGACATGGAAGGTCTCCTGTCGCGCGTCAGCGGCGACGGAGACAAGAATGTAAGGGACTGCTTATGTTGTCAGCTTGCGTTCCCGCCCCAGGAGTCCGGCATGCCGCGCGCGAAGCTTTCCCCTCGGAAGACACCCACGCAGCAGCGCTCGCGAGCGACGGTGGACGCGCTGGTGCAGGCGACTGCTGACATTCTGGTGCGCGACGGCTACGCGAAGCTGACGACGAACCGCATCGCGGAGCGGGCAGGCGTCAACGTGGCATCGCTGTACCAGTTCTTCCCCGGCAAGGAGGCGCTGGTGGCGGAGGTGTTGCGCCGCCACGTGAAGGAGCAGCGCGCCGCCACACGGGAGGTGCTGGCGACGCGGAAGTTCAACACGCTGGA
This DNA window, taken from Corallococcus coralloides DSM 2259, encodes the following:
- a CDS encoding TerB family tellurite resistance protein encodes the protein MSVLVFGRGTWLATLLTDVVAAHARSPAPVPTPPLPDGASGRARGRAFLRRTLRASGLVYGTPVPLPSPVDGGEPFDVPARAVEDELFHAVVRTLARMALDLARVMDAPEGPRVEQLLVLFAVLAGELDLAMALDARLAAGLPVPRRMVGRVEDALDKRAPSLAGDPVYGLVLHNGAQYADAQLFCRQAIDLFSSGRLSRATAERRRDFAARQKALLVDVLTALACVDREPSAPARRAILRQVEGLKLPHALEGEVKAAVRQSFERKRDVREVVRRVRSVDMRHLLLEQALLAALVDGRRTRRERAFIDTLAGALHVPHAELRRLELEMAEFYARHRSLVDVFTVSDAAGAMGEELMGGMQETLEKNYHRLMQEARETGDLAVLLTKAARRQTLTADERQRMRAQLIDVAKAIPALAIFAAPGGILLLAALAKVLPFSLLPSAFQDGPAVDSDDEDTLEREAV
- a CDS encoding FAD-dependent oxidoreductase — translated: MSHDILPVLVIGAGPTGLTLACDLARRGIRVRIVDAAPRPFVGSRGKGLSPRTLEVLDDLGVLDAVLAAGNAYPQLRLHWRRFVVGRWTMMPRRAATPDVPHSNPWLVPQARTEGILRDRLASLGVSVEFGTALTGFTQDDTGVTATLTRNGEEETVRAEYLVGADGGHSRVRKELGLTFLGVTHEEERMVVGDVRVDGLEHAHWHVWPFAKGCMVALCPLPGVDRFQLALQVKPGSPMPELTEAALNQRIQEAARPGQAVRLHDASWLSVYRPNVRMADRYRVGRVFIAGDAAHVHPPTGGQGLNTGVQDAYNLGWKLGHVLQGADPALLDTYESERLPVAARVLGLSSKLFDGMRQGRMKALNRGEELLQLGLSYRGGPLAPEVSGDTARVQAGDRAPDAPCLDAHGKPVRLSDRFRGPHWTLLVFGATHADAVAWAGDSVRVVRILGKSAAPIPEALLDVDGHAHRAYDVVPGRDALILVRPDGYVGHAARPGDLAALTAFLTPLLPANAESALEVTA